The genomic DNA TTGGATTATGAAGCTGGTAGATATCAATATAATCGGTTCTCAGCCTTTTAAGGCTCTTTTCAATAGCAAATCGAATGTAATCTCTTCTAAAGTTAACACTCGCCCCAACATTATAAAAATCACCACCTACCTTTGTTGCGATGATATATTTTTCTCTTTTTCCTTCGAAGGCTTCTCCCAGAAGTTTTTCACTGTGACCATGGCCGTAAACATCAGCCGTATCAAAAAAGTTACATCCCATATCTATCGCCTTTTTTATTGCCTTTAAGGAATCCTTATCGTTTGTTGGACCGTAGCTATTTCCATGCCTGTTCCCACCAATGGCCCACGCTCCAAAGCCTATTTCTGAAACCTCCAATTCAGTCTTCCCAAATCTTCTGTATTTCATGACCTTTCTCCTGAAAATTTATTTCTTAAAAACTTTTATAGATTATATTAACTTTTTTTCTCTAAATGCAAATTTTAATTTAAAACTTGAATTTTATATGTGTAGATTTAATATTATTAAAATAAAGATATGAAAATATTTTAAAGGAGGAATAATCATGACAAAAACTTTTCCTTATAAGAGATTCATGATAAAAGAGGGCTTAAAGCCAGAATCTGACAAGTTTCAATATTTCTTTAGTGTTTCTGAAGGTGGTGAAAAGAAAGCACATTATTGTATATGGGTTGACGATGAGGTTTTAGCCAAAACAAAGGAGTTTCAGAAGGCTTGCAGAGGAGTGCTTGAAGAAGAATTTATAAATCCTCATAAGAGTGAGTGGATAAAATGGGTTGAAGAAAAGCTGGACAGGAGAGATTTTAGAAATATGGTTTTAAAAATAGAAAAAGGCGACACTAAAGAGATCGATATGAGTGAGTTGAAGGAAAAGCTGGAATTTGAATGAACCATTCTCATTATGTAATGTATTGTTAAATCATTGAAAATAATCTTCTCGGATAACCTTAAGATCTATTATTCAAATCTTAGAGCTTGTATAGGGTCAGTATCAACAGCCTTTTTTGCTGGATAAACGCCGAATAAAAGCCCTATGAAGGTAGATATAACCAATGCGATAATGCTTATAAACCAAGGAATGACAAGAGTCCATTCTGTTGTTTTTGTGATGATAAAGGATACAAGAATTCCGATGATAATGCCGACGATTCCCCCGCCGAGGCTCAAAGTAATCGATTCTGTCAAAAACTGATAAAGAATATCTTTTACTGTTGCGCCAACAGCTCTTCTTACCCCGATTTCCCTGGTTCTCTCTTTGACAGAAACAAGCATCACGGCCATAATCCCGATTCCTCCGACAAGGAGGGATATGGCTGCCACGCTGGCTATGAGAAAGGTGAAGGTCGTGGACGTCTCTTTCTTTGTCTCCAGAAGCTCCATCTGCGTGAGGATGGTAAAATCATCATCAATGTCTTCGACCAGCTTGTGCTTTTCCCGAAGAAGATTTTTTACCTGCAGAAGGCAGCTTTCAATCTCTTTCTCATCTCTTGCCTGAAGATAGATGGTGCTGAGATAGTCCACGTTAAAGACCCGTCTCATGGCCGTGGTAAGGGGAATGACGATTCTGTCGTCTTCGTCCTGTCCGAGAGCATCTATCCCCTTAGGCTCAAGAACCCCTATTACCGAAAATGGAATCTTGTTGATTCTGATAATCCGGCCAAGAGGAGATTTGTTTTCAAAAAGGTTTATTTCCACACTTTTTCCGAGCACGGCAACCCTTTTAGAAACTCTCACATCTTCTTCAGTAAAAAGCCTCCCGCTTTGAAGCTCAAAATTTTTAATCGAAAAGAAATCAGGAACCGTGCCCATGACTATTGTTTTTGTTGTCAGGTTTTCGTATTTGACAGAAGTAGTCTTTTCCACGGTCGGGGCGGATTTCGCAACGGATGATATTTTTTCTTCGATGGCTCTTGCGTCCTTCAGCTTCAGCGTCGAGACCTGACCGAGCGTCCTCGGCCTTCCGTGATGCATGACGACTTCTCCCGCACAGACCGATATGAGATTTTCCCCCATCCCTTCTATCTGTTCAATAACCTTCTTTTTCGCCCCCTCGCCGATGGCAACCATAATCATGACAGAAGAGATGCCGATAATAATCCCAAGCAGTGCAAGAAAAGACCTGAGCTTATGAGAAACCAGAGATTTTAAGGCGATGGACATGGGCGTGTTTTTTTTCATTATATTTTTTTTCTATTTAAAAGCCTCCACAGGGTTGAGCTGGGTCGCCTTTCTTGCGGGCTGCATTCCGAAAAGAACCCCCACAAGAAAAGAAAAAGCAAAGCCGAGAACAAAGGGCTGCCAGGATATGGCTGTAGAGATTGATGTCATAAGGGGCAGAAACTTTGCGATAACAAGCCCTAAAGCAATTCCGATAATTCCGCCGAAAAGGGCAACGAGAACAGCCTCCATGAGAAACTGTAAAAGAATAGCCCTTCGTGTTGCCCCGAGCGAACGCTTGATACCGATTTCCCTTATCCTTTCATTGACAGAAACCAGCATAATGTTCATGATAACGATCCCGCTCACCAGAAGGGAGATGGTCGATATCAAGACCAGCATCTGGTTCAGCGTTCTTGAGGACTCGGTTATCCGTTTCAGGAGACCCTCGGCTGTGATAACCCTGAAATCGTCCTCGACAGACGGTGGAAGACGGTGGTTTTTCCGGAGGATTTCTCTCGCCCTTTCTGCGGTAATGTTGACTTTTGAGGGGTCGTTTACAAGTACCCTGATACTGTTCAGATAGTTCCGATTGAAGATTCGCTGGGCTGATGTGGTTATAGGAATTACCAATCTATCATCCGCATCATGACCGCCTCCGGTAGTCCCTTTTCTCTCAAGGATTCCTATGACCTCGAAAAAGACATTTTTGATTCTGATATATTTACCGATAGGGGTTTCGTTTCCAAAGAACTCTCTGACAATGGTGTTTCCAATGACAGCGACTCTTTTTACGCCGGTGACATCCTGATCCTCTATAAATCTCCCCTCTTTCATATCCCATTTCCTGACGACCTGCCAGAGAGGGGTGCTCCCTTCAACCCTTGTGGTCTTGTTCTTGTTTTTATAGGCAACCCTTATATCTCTCTCTCTTTGATAGACACCAACCACTTTGGCGTTTGGAAGCTGCCTTATATCTTCCGCATCTTTCAAAGAAAGGGTTGTGGCTTTTGTCCTTCGGCTAGAAAAGATCTTACCACCTCCGGATGCCATAAGAAATGCATCGGAACCGAATCCGTAGCTATTCATCCTGTCTATAACCTTTACCTTTGCTCCCTGTCCTATGGATACGATGACCGTGAGGGCGGCGATGCCGATAACGATTCCGAGCATCATGAGGGAGGTGTTGAGTTTGCTATGGTTGAGGCCCTTTAACGATTCTTTAAACAGCCTTAAGACCTTCATCGCTTTTCTTCCTGCTTTTGAGCTCGTTGAGGCTAGAGAGAGCGTCTTTCGGGTTTTTAAGCTCTTCCTCTCTTTCTATCCTCCCGTCCTTCATCTGAATGATCCGGTTTGCATGGGTAGCGACTTCTCTGTCATGGGTGATGCAAACGATAGTCTTTCCTTCCCGGTGAAGTCTCTGGAATATGGAGAGGATTTCCAGGCCGGAGTGGGTGTCGAGATTCCCTGTCGGTTCGTCCGCGAGGATAATACGAGGGTCGTTTATCAATGCCCTGGCAATGGCGACTCTTTGCTGCTGGCCTCCTGAAAGCTCATTCGGTTTGTAATAAATCCTGTCTCCAAGGCCGAGAAAGGTTAAAATCTCTTTTGCCTTCTCCCCAGCATTAGTGGGGTATTCCTGGCTGTAGATTAGGGGGAGAAGGATGTTATCAATTGCTGATGTTCTGGGAAGGAGATTATAGGACTGAAACACAAAACCGATTTTCTTGTTTCTTATTCGCGAAAGCTCCCAGTCGCTCAGTTTCTCAACCTCTTCACCTTCAAAGAAATAGCGGCCGCTTGTCGGTCTGTCTAGGCAGCCGACGATATACATAAGAGTGCTTTTCCCCGCGCCCGAGGGAGCCATGATGGCGGTGAACTCCCCCTTTTTAATAAAAAGGTCGATGCCATGAAGAACAGGGGTTTCCAGCTTTCCGTTTTTAAATACCTTGGTTATCCCCTCAAGCCTTATCATCTCTTGATTCTCCTCAGGTTCTTTTCTGCCTCAGACAGGGGATAAAAAACAGCGACCTCTTCCCCCTTTTTAAGCCCATCGATAATCTCTACAAAACCCCTTTCCCTCCATCCTGTTTTTATAGTCCTTTCTATTAGTTTCCCACGATTGAAGACATAAACGATTTTTCTTCCTTTTATATTTTTTATCGCCTCAGTGGGAATAGCCAATGCATTCTCTTTTGTTCCAATAATGATATTGACATTTGCAGTCATCTCAGGCCGGAGAAGATCGATAAAATCATCCTTTATCGTAATGATGACCTCGTAGTTAACCACATTTTCCTGTATTATGGCCTTTGGATAGATGGCCACCACCCCTCCTCTAAATGGCCTTTTTGGAAAACTATCTACAGTGAAGGTTGCCTGCTGTCTCATCTGAATTTTCCCTATATCTGTTTCGTCAACAAATGCATTAACCTGAAGTTGAGAAAGGTCAATAATGTTTACAAAGGTAGGGGCATTGAAACCGGCAGCTACGGTCTCTCCTTCCTGGGTAGATATGGATGCTATGGAACCGGCTATGGGGGCCCTTATCCTCGCATAGGAAAGTTCTGTTTCTAATTCCATAAGACTTGCTTTTGCCTGTTTTACCCTTGCCTTTGCCAGAGCCAAGTCCTGAAGATATTTTGTTTGAAGGTAGATAAGGTTTTGTTTTAATGCTCTATGCCCAGCCTTTAAGACATCGAGCTCTTTTTTTGCCTGATCAAGTTTTTCCTGAGGAGAAACGCCTTTACTAACAAGGGATTGTTGCCTTTTATAGTTTATCTCTGCAAGATTAAGCTCAGCAACTTTTTCATCTATTTCAGCCCTGGCCTTTTCTATCTCTTTAGGGGTCTGTTCTCTTATGGCGGTCTCTTTTGCTTCTTCTGCAAGCAGATTTGCTTTTGCCCCTTCAACCTTGGCGAGGAGGTCATTATGTTCTATGGTGGCTATCAGATCACCCTTTTTGACCTTGTCTCCAATCTTAACCATAAGTCTTTCTACAAGCCCGGAAATTCTGGAACCTACCTTCACCTCTGCTCCTATCACTGGCTTTACTGTTCCGGTAGCAAGTATGGTATGATTGACGGTCCTAAGTACCACCTTCTCTAATTTAAAATCTTTATCCTTTCCCTTGCTTTCTTTTGTGAATCTTAATCCTAAAAAGACTCCTATGAGGAGAATGATGATACTGGTAGCTATAATTAAATTTTTTCTGTTTTTCACTTAATCCCTATTTGTTAATTAGCCTTATAGAAGCAATAATTACTTATATGGTAGAACAGTTTTATTATTCTGTCAATTGAGAATTTTTTTAATCAAATTTTTTGTAAAAAATGTATGGTTATTCAGAATTATTATCGTAACAAATGTGCCAAAATATAAGTTAATTATTTTATTTCGGTTTAGAACTCATGGTTTTTTAAACCTAACCGTATAATTCCAGAAATTCCCAAGTGCTTCATCTAAAACAAAACCTGCTTCTTCGCCTATTCTGATTGTAGTAGATTTTAAAGGATAATCGGGATCGGGAAAAAACTCTGTTACAGCAAGGATTCCGCTTGGCTTCAATACTCTTTTTACTTCTCTCAAAGCCTTTTTCTTGTCAGGGATTTCTTGAAGAACGGTAATCATATATACAAGGTCAAGAGAGTTGTCACTAAAGGGCAATTCATAGGCGTTTTTGTTTATGAGTTCGATGTTTTTGATATCTTTGTTTCCCACTTTATTGAGTTTATTTTCAAGCTGCTTTAGCATTTCTGGTTGAATATCAAGGGCATACACTTTTCCTTTTTTTTCAACTGCGCTTGCAACGAAAGTTGTAAAAGCTCCACTCCCGCATCCCACTTCTAAAACATGCATATCTTCCTTTATGCCGCTTCTTTGTATCAACTTATCAGGGGGTTGTAATTTCCTTCTAAAATTGCTGTCCAGAATAGACCCGATAAACGCAGGGGCAGGAAAATGATAAATCTTTCGAATGATTCTGAGAACAACCTGGTATAAAAAAATCAGCCCTAAAATTCCTATTAACAGAATTTTAATTACCACGATCTTCTCCTTTTTTTGTATTAGATATTTTAACAGAGTATTTTCCATAAATAAAAAATTTTAATACCCTTTTAAGATTTTTTCAGGTCTTTGGAGAGAGATAAAAAAGAAAGCTATAATTACTAAAGTTCATATAAAAACATGTCGATAAATATATAACGATAATCTTCAAATTTTTAGGGTATTTTACAAATGGAAATAATAGGACAGAAAGAGAGACGTCGAGCACCGAGAACAGCTCTCCATACCGCTGTTATGGATGTATATCCTATAAATATACAGCACCAAAGAGAACTGAGAGGAAAAATCTATGATGTTTCTACTTTAGGAGCAAAATTTGTCTCTAACAAACCTTATGCTATAGACTCAAAAATCTATGTTGGTCTTTTGTTGCCGAATTGTAATTCTCTGATAAATATCTCTGGAAAGGTTGTGCGGTGCGAAGAAGAAAGTAGTGAAGAGTACCACATTGCTGTAGAATTTGATGAAGATAAATACCAGCAATCTTTATTAGAAGAATACATAAGAATTATGAAATTATGGGATGAGCAGTGGGGTAAATAAAAAACATGAGTAGTATCAAAAGTCCTTCCATGCATCTCTCTTCATCATCATACCCAGTAAAGCTTTAATGAACAGGTTTTATTCCCAATTCTTTCATCTTTTTCTTGCTGGGAATCCCTTCTCTTGTCCATTCTCTTAGCTGATAATATTCATCCAGCATCTTTTTGAAGTCAGCAGGTGATATAGGTGGGATATTCTCCCTTCTCGGCACTTTGAAGAACCTTATGGGAAGCCAATCATCTCTTTTCCTCGCCCCTAATCTATGGTTTATCATTCGCTTGAGATTGAATATTCGCTCCCCTAATCTTAGCAGCCTCTTGTTAGAAAACCTCCAGCCTGTTATATCTTTAAGCCATGTATTTAACAGTGTGGGGCCAAGTCTGCTCCTGACAAAAAACTTACAGATCCCAAGGGCATTATACAGTGTTAAAAGATTATGCATCTTGAAATTATTCAATGCCTTATTTTGAGTGGATAAACCATCAGAAGGTATTCCATGGAAACCTATGTCAGGAATTGAGAGCCCCAGGTCTACAGAAAAGGACATTCCCTCCATGTGGTCAGCTCCTCGTGGAGCCACAGCATAATTCAGGCCCATGGATATGAAAGGCCTGGGATCGTGCATAGGCACCTCAAGACCCTTTACGTGCACAGCAAGGTTATGAAACTTCTTCCCCAGTCTTTTTGCTGCATCAACGACACCATCAGCCAGTATCCTTCCCATCCCCTCTCTTTTGCCCATTTTATGGATCAACTTCAGGATGATGTCCGGATCACCCCATCTCAGTTCCAGCCCATCCGTCTCCCTTTTTGTAATGAAACTTTTCTCATATCCCTCTATCAGCATGGCAATTGTAACTCCTGCAGATATGGTATCCAAGCCGTATCTGTTACACAAACTATTCGCGTATAGGATGCTTTCTATATCATCGTTCATGCATAAGGCTCCAAGAGCTGCTAGTGTTTCGTATTCAGGGGCGTGGCCTGATAAGGAGCCATATCTGCTATCCTTTATATCAATAAGATTTGTGCAATAAACAGGACAGCTGAGGCAGGCTTGGTCTCTTACATCATATGCAGAGTGGATAGCCCTCCCATCAATCTTATTTGCCCCTTCTCTCCACTCTCCTGGCAGAAAACTCTTTATTGGCGTATCTCCAATATATTCTAGATTTGCAACACTTCCAGAAGTTCCATATTTCTTAAATTCCCCAAACAGTTCTAATCTTTCTGAATAAAATCTTAAGATATCCTCTCTAAGAGCATCACTGTTATAAACTTTGATACCTCTTGTTCCTTTTATAGCAATCCCTTTAAGATTCTTTGAGCCCATTACTGAGCCAGTCCCGCTCCTTCCCGCAGCTCTTCCAAGAAAACCCTCAAAGATGATATTGGCAATCTTACTCATCTTTTCACCAGCAATACCAATGCAGCCAACCTTTGCATCATCATCTGTTTCTTGTCTTATCAGTTCATCTGCCTCAATCGTATCACGACCCCATATATGTTCAGCAGGACAAATCTCTACCTCATCATTTTCTATCCATAAATAGACAGGTTTTTCTGCCCTCCCTGTTATAAAGATTCCATCATAGCCAGCATACTTTATCTCTCCCCCAAAATATCCTCCTAAAGTAGCTTCGGTCCAAAGACCTGTCTGGGGAGATATGGTACAGATGGATGTCCGGTTTGCTCCTGGAACGGGTGTTCCTGTAAAGAGACCGGGAAGGAGCATTAGAGGGTTTGACGGCTTAAATGGGTCTCTGCTTAATTTTTTTATCTCATAAATGAGCTTTGCACCTATTCCGCTTCCCCCAAGATAATCTTTATAGTCTTCATCTTTAAGATCGATTAGACGATTTTTCCTTCTTGATAGATCAATAAAGAGAATCCTTCCAAAAAATCCTTTGTTCATCAAATTTTTCCTTTTTTAAGATCAGGATTGAACTTTCTAAGATAATAGAGGGTGCATTAGTCTATCAATTGTAATAGGAAAAATAAAGATTTTTTATGATGTTAGTCTTGTTTTTTCCCATAAGACTGATATGATAAAATAACAAATAAATCAAAGATAACTTGGATTTTTTCTTGTTCAGTGATTTCAGTTAAGGTGTTTTTTCTATGAAAAGAATGAGGATTCTCATGTACAATCAAGTAGACCACTACCCCATAGAAGCCATGGAGGACGGCCTTCATCCAGAAAGCCAGATAGAGCAGCTGGATTACTTAATGAAACACGGCTTCCACATTGTTAGTCTCGATCAAGCCCTATCTTATATGGAAGGCAAAGAAAAGCTTCCCGAAAATTCTCTTGCCATTACAATTGACGGTGGCTATGCTGACGCTTATTCCCAAGTTTTGCCAATACTTGAAAGATATAGCATCAAAGCAGCATTCTTTATTGCTCCTGGACTTATCAACGGCAGTCGAGTAATTAAAGGCCATTCCTTACCCTGTATGAGCTGGGGTCAGGTCAGAAGCCTTGTGGATAAGGGAATGACCATTGGCCATTATGGCTGCAATGGGCGTGCATTTCAGAAAGTGCCGAGAGAGATTGTTGAAGAGGACATTGTTCATTCGAAACCTCTCTTTGAAAAATATTTGAATATTCAGCCGACTTACTATGCGGTGTTCGAAGGGACGCCTGAACCTAAAACCGTTGAGTTATTAAAGGAGCATGGCTACAAGGCAATGTTGACAAAATCCCCTACCAAACAGCGTCTTAGCCTCTATTCGATTAGCCGCATTCAAGTTGACGATGATGATCTCAATATCTTTTTGGTCAAGATTTCCAAAACCTTTCTTCGATTTAAAGATTCCCGTTATTGGAAATGCATCAGGAAGTATCGTTTAGATATGGCTTTTCACCATCTATCTAAATTTTATAATAAATTTAAAAGCGGGCGGGTTTCCTCTGAGACATCTTAAAAAGAAGAGGCAAGGAAAAGCTAATGAAACCTGATTTTAACAAATTGATGGATTTAAGCCATAAATTCCAAATATCAAAAATATTTTTCGTGGCATGTGAACTGGATATCTTCAGTCATCTTTCAGCAAAATCAAAAAATATATCTGAATTGTCTAAAGTGCTTTCGATAAATGCCGGGTCATTAGAGATATTCCTCAATGGATTGGTCGCAATAGGAGTTCTGAGAAAAGAAAAAGATTTATATTCTAATTCTCCTGAGGCAGAAGAATATCTTGTTAAAGAAAAACCTAATTACAGAGGGGCTATCTTTAAACATATCCATCACGGCTGGGAAGAATGGTCTGATCTTCAAAAAACCTTAATATCAGGAAAAAACATTGGAGGCGTCCAGGATTTTTGGTTGAAAGAAAACAGAGAAAGGGTCAATGCCTTTATATGGGGCATGGATAATCTTGCCAGGGATTTAGCCCCTGTGGTATTAACCTATCTGAATCTTGATGGCAAAAGGAATATGTTGGATTTAGGAGGGGGACCAGGAACTTATTCCATTACTTTTTTAAAAAGTTATAAGGACTTGAACAGCACCATCTTTGATTTACCTCTAACACAAGAAATCGCAAAAGAAAATATCAAAAAGAATAAGATGCAAAAGAGAATATCTTTAAGGTCAGGAGATTTTCTAAAAGACGATATAGGTGGGTGCTATGATTTTATCTGGATGTCACATATCCTCCATAGTAACTCAGAAGAAGATTGCGAATTTCTTATAAAAAAGGTTTACACTTCTCTGGGTCCTTCAGGGATGGTTGGAATTCATGATTTTGTTCTCAATAAAGATAAAGTTTCCCCACCTTTTGCTGCCATTTTTGGGGTTCATATGCTTGCCGTTACAGAAAAAGGAAGGACTTATACATATGAAGAGATATCAAGGTGGCTTAAAAATGCTGGTTTTAAAGACATAGAGGTTATGGATGTTTCAGAGGTTACAAAACTGATAAGGGCAGAAAAATCATAAAGTTTTCAAGGTTTTGAGAATATAAACTTTTTTTATTTTTAAAATAACTCATTTAGAGAAAAAATTCTGGGCAATGATTCCTGCAAGAGGAGGCAATAAAAGGGTAGAGGCTATTCTAATCAAAGCAAATCTGAGGCCGATAAATGTAATCTCATACGGCAGTCTTGTAAGAGACCACAAACTCCATGCTGTTACAAATGCCACTATCGTTCCTGTTCCTGCTCCTGATTTATATATTGATGCTGCAATAGGAAAACACACAAAAGGCCCTCCAGGGGTTAATGCTCCGGCTATAGACCCAAGAAAGACACCCTTTAAGCCTGATTCTTTACCCAACCATTTTATGATAAATTCCTGGGGAATAAGGACCTGGATCATCCCTACGATAATAAAGGCAACAATAAGGATAGGGAATATTCTTAAAAAGTAATCAAACCCACTCTTAACACCTTTTAGCGGAAGGGAAGGATCCTGATAGTATCCTAAGATTAATAAAAGAATAGCAATAAGAGACATGGTTAAAAATGCAAGCTTCATTCTTTTCTCCTTCAGATTTATTCTTTGCTTTTTTTTAATTTTATTCTAAACCAAAAATTTAAAGCATTATACTTATATCTCTTGTATAAAGAAATCACTTTTTATGGAGGTATAAAAATGAGCCCTTATAAGATATTGAAGGATGATCTTGGAAATGAATTTATGTTTGTCTCAGAGAAAGGCTTTTCTCTATTAAAAAATCCTATCCTTAACAAAGGAAGCGCCTTTTCTAAAGATGAAAGAGAGAAATTTGAACTATCAGGTTTTCTTCCTCCATATATTTCAAACATGGAGGAGCAACTGCTGAGGGTAAAGGAGAATTACAAAAGGAACAAGAGCTCTATAGAAAAATATATATATCTAAGGTCACTGCAGGATCGAAATGAAACCTTATTTTATGCCTTTCTCACAAAGAACCTAGAGAGGCTTATTCCCATCATCTATACCCCAACTGTAGGAGATGCTTGCAGGCAGTATAGCCACATATTCCGAAGAGAAAGGGGGTTATGTATTACACCCAATAACATCCAATATATCGACACGATGTTTAAAAACATCCCTCATAAAGATATTAGAATCATTGTCGCCACAGATAATGAGGGAATTCTTGGATTAGGTGATTTGGGGCTGGGAGGAATGGGTATTCCCATTGGCAAATTGTCCCTTTATATCTCTGGTGCAGGCATTCATCCATCAAATTGTCTCCCTGTTACCTTAGATGTTGGCACCAATAACAAAGAACTCTTAAATGACCCCTTGTATCTTGGATTAAGACAGGAGAGGCTGAGAGGAAACAAGTATTTTCAATTTATGGACCAATTTGTAGAAGGGGTAAAGAGAAACTCTCCTCATGCTATGATCCAGTGGGAAGATTTGAGCAGACAGAATGCCTTTACAATCCTAAAACGGTTTAGAAAGAAAATTGTCTCATTTAATGATGATATCCAAGGAACAGGAGCCGTCACCCTTGGCGGTACTCTGGCAGCACTGAAAATAAAAGGAGAAAAACTAAAAGACCAAGTTTTTGTTCTCTATGGTGCAGGGGCAGGGGGAATAGGGATTGCGAATCAGATATTGAATTCAATGATTAAAGAGGGGCTTTCAGAAAAAGAGGCTTTGAGTCGGATTTATGCTTTGGATTCCCGCGGTTTGATAATGAAAGGCAGGAAAGGATTGGATGATTATAAAAAAACCTTTGCAAAAAATAGAAGTGAAATACAGAATTGGAAGATAAAAAATCCATCCATGATTACCCTCAAAGATGTTGTTAAAAATGCAAAAGCAACAGTTCTCTATGGCACCTCTGGCCATCTAAGGTCCTTTACAGAAGAGGTTGTAAAGACCATGTCCAAAAATAGTAAAAGGCCCATCATCTTTGCCCTTTCTAATCCCACTCCAAAAACAGAGGCAGCCCCAGATGATATCTATAAATGGAGTGATGGGAGGGCTATCGTTGCAACAGGGAGTCCTTTCCCAGATGTCAAATATAAATCTAAGCTTTTTAGGATAGCGCAGGGAAACAATGCCTTTGTTTTCCCTGGAATAGGTCTAGGAACCATTATATCAGGAGTAAAGGAGGTCAGCGATGATATGATAACTTCTGCTGCCTATGCTCTGCCCGATCAGGTATCAAAGAGTGATTTAAGAGATGGATGTGTATACCCTCCAACTAAAAAGCTAAGAGAGATTTCAAAATCTGTTGCCTTTCACGTAGCCAGAGAAGCTGTTAGAGAAGGAATAGCCCCAGATACTTCTGATAAAGAGATTATGCGAAAAATAGAAAGTGGGATGTGGATTCCTAAGTATCTCCCCTATAGGGATAAAAAGGCCTAATTATATTTTTTAGCTCATCAACCCTGTTTTGGGCCAAACCATCGTATGTAACAAGGACTCTTAAATATTTACGACTGCCTTATTTCGGGCCGCCAAAACGAAATTCTATGCCACCATATATATTATGGATTTTAAAATCCTCAAACTCTATTTGTTGCTCATGAAATTCTGAA from Nitrospinota bacterium includes the following:
- a CDS encoding aldo/keto reductase, with the protein product MKYRRFGKTELEVSEIGFGAWAIGGNRHGNSYGPTNDKDSLKAIKKAIDMGCNFFDTADVYGHGHSEKLLGEAFEGKREKYIIATKVGGDFYNVGASVNFRRDYIRFAIEKSLKRLRTDYIDIYQLHNP
- a CDS encoding ABC transporter permease, with the translated sequence MKKNTPMSIALKSLVSHKLRSFLALLGIIIGISSVMIMVAIGEGAKKKVIEQIEGMGENLISVCAGEVVMHHGRPRTLGQVSTLKLKDARAIEEKISSVAKSAPTVEKTTSVKYENLTTKTIVMGTVPDFFSIKNFELQSGRLFTEEDVRVSKRVAVLGKSVEINLFENKSPLGRIIRINKIPFSVIGVLEPKGIDALGQDEDDRIVIPLTTAMRRVFNVDYLSTIYLQARDEKEIESCLLQVKNLLREKHKLVEDIDDDFTILTQMELLETKKETSTTFTFLIASVAAISLLVGGIGIMAVMLVSVKERTREIGVRRAVGATVKDILYQFLTESITLSLGGGIVGIIIGILVSFIITKTTEWTLVIPWFISIIALVISTFIGLLFGVYPAKKAVDTDPIQALRFE
- a CDS encoding ABC transporter permease is translated as MKVLRLFKESLKGLNHSKLNTSLMMLGIVIGIAALTVIVSIGQGAKVKVIDRMNSYGFGSDAFLMASGGGKIFSSRRTKATTLSLKDAEDIRQLPNAKVVGVYQRERDIRVAYKNKNKTTRVEGSTPLWQVVRKWDMKEGRFIEDQDVTGVKRVAVIGNTIVREFFGNETPIGKYIRIKNVFFEVIGILERKGTTGGGHDADDRLVIPITTSAQRIFNRNYLNSIRVLVNDPSKVNITAERAREILRKNHRLPPSVEDDFRVITAEGLLKRITESSRTLNQMLVLISTISLLVSGIVIMNIMLVSVNERIREIGIKRSLGATRRAILLQFLMEAVLVALFGGIIGIALGLVIAKFLPLMTSISTAISWQPFVLGFAFSFLVGVLFGMQPARKATQLNPVEAFK
- a CDS encoding ABC transporter ATP-binding protein yields the protein MIRLEGITKVFKNGKLETPVLHGIDLFIKKGEFTAIMAPSGAGKSTLMYIVGCLDRPTSGRYFFEGEEVEKLSDWELSRIRNKKIGFVFQSYNLLPRTSAIDNILLPLIYSQEYPTNAGEKAKEILTFLGLGDRIYYKPNELSGGQQQRVAIARALINDPRIILADEPTGNLDTHSGLEILSIFQRLHREGKTIVCITHDREVATHANRIIQMKDGRIEREEELKNPKDALSSLNELKSRKKSDEGLKAV
- a CDS encoding efflux RND transporter periplasmic adaptor subunit; its protein translation is MKNRKNLIIATSIIILLIGVFLGLRFTKESKGKDKDFKLEKVVLRTVNHTILATGTVKPVIGAEVKVGSRISGLVERLMVKIGDKVKKGDLIATIEHNDLLAKVEGAKANLLAEEAKETAIREQTPKEIEKARAEIDEKVAELNLAEINYKRQQSLVSKGVSPQEKLDQAKKELDVLKAGHRALKQNLIYLQTKYLQDLALAKARVKQAKASLMELETELSYARIRAPIAGSIASISTQEGETVAAGFNAPTFVNIIDLSQLQVNAFVDETDIGKIQMRQQATFTVDSFPKRPFRGGVVAIYPKAIIQENVVNYEVIITIKDDFIDLLRPEMTANVNIIIGTKENALAIPTEAIKNIKGRKIVYVFNRGKLIERTIKTGWRERGFVEIIDGLKKGEEVAVFYPLSEAEKNLRRIKR
- a CDS encoding class I SAM-dependent methyltransferase → MVIKILLIGILGLIFLYQVVLRIIRKIYHFPAPAFIGSILDSNFRRKLQPPDKLIQRSGIKEDMHVLEVGCGSGAFTTFVASAVEKKGKVYALDIQPEMLKQLENKLNKVGNKDIKNIELINKNAYELPFSDNSLDLVYMITVLQEIPDKKKALREVKRVLKPSGILAVTEFFPDPDYPLKSTTIRIGEEAGFVLDEALGNFWNYTVRFKKP
- a CDS encoding PilZ domain-containing protein; the protein is MEIIGQKERRRAPRTALHTAVMDVYPINIQHQRELRGKIYDVSTLGAKFVSNKPYAIDSKIYVGLLLPNCNSLINISGKVVRCEEESSEEYHIAVEFDEDKYQQSLLEEYIRIMKLWDEQWGK